The following are from one region of the Natronosporangium hydrolyticum genome:
- a CDS encoding dihydrofolate reductase family protein, which translates to MRTLIVTAFVSVDGVMEAPGGGTGYRNAGWTFKDIEFDEAAYEIKGREQSETTALLLGRRTYQEFAPVWPTMDEFAEYNAMPRYVVSTGLEAHDPGWPATILRSLDEVAALKQTEGGPIAVHGSAELGRSLADAGLVDRYHLLVFPVLLGAGKRLFSEADRDATRLRLVEHEAYGNGIQKQIFDVVR; encoded by the coding sequence ATGCGTACACTGATCGTCACCGCGTTCGTCTCCGTTGACGGCGTGATGGAGGCCCCCGGCGGGGGCACCGGCTACCGCAACGCCGGCTGGACCTTCAAGGACATCGAGTTCGACGAGGCGGCGTACGAGATCAAGGGCCGGGAGCAGTCCGAGACCACGGCTTTGCTGCTGGGTCGGCGCACCTACCAGGAGTTCGCGCCGGTCTGGCCGACCATGGATGAGTTCGCCGAGTACAACGCGATGCCAAGGTACGTGGTCTCGACCGGCCTCGAAGCCCACGACCCGGGCTGGCCGGCCACGATCCTGCGGTCGTTGGACGAGGTCGCGGCGCTCAAGCAGACCGAGGGTGGGCCGATCGCGGTGCACGGCAGCGCCGAGTTGGGGCGCTCGCTCGCCGACGCCGGCCTGGTCGACCGTTACCACCTGCTGGTGTTTCCGGTGCTGCTCGGGGCGGGGAAGCGGCTGTTCAGCGAGGCTGACCGGGACGCCACCCGGTTGCGACTGGTAGAACACGAGGCCTACGGCAACGGCATCCAGAAGCAGATCTTCGACGTCGTGCGCTGA
- a CDS encoding type II CAAX prenyl endopeptidase Rce1 family protein: MTVDWLRTAFHRALITRVPRDHTEPDRAFRRRRLVVATTFLIGAGLLGVSLRVEPGDDRFYWLTALLALVWAVGGLLSGPLHLGYVQVGRRFRRPVLTPVVVGATLAVVFVVGALVIRAVPLLRGYVDDVLAYATYGNLAVVVVIAVVNGVAEELFFRGGLFAAIGRRSPVLISTVAYALATVATGNLMLVFAAAVVGVVLGLQRRASGGILAPVITHVTWSLLMLLLLPVLLLR, encoded by the coding sequence ATGACCGTCGACTGGCTGCGGACCGCGTTCCACCGAGCACTCATCACCCGGGTGCCGCGGGATCACACCGAGCCGGACCGCGCCTTCCGCCGCCGTCGACTGGTGGTGGCAACGACGTTCCTGATCGGGGCCGGGCTGCTCGGGGTATCGCTGCGGGTCGAGCCGGGCGATGACCGGTTCTACTGGCTGACCGCCCTGCTCGCCCTGGTATGGGCGGTAGGTGGGCTGCTCAGTGGGCCGCTCCACCTCGGTTATGTCCAGGTGGGTCGACGGTTTCGGCGGCCGGTGCTCACCCCGGTCGTGGTGGGGGCGACGCTCGCCGTCGTCTTCGTGGTGGGCGCGTTGGTGATCCGGGCGGTCCCGCTGCTGCGGGGCTACGTAGACGACGTGCTCGCGTACGCCACCTACGGCAATTTGGCGGTCGTGGTGGTGATCGCCGTGGTGAACGGGGTCGCCGAGGAGCTCTTCTTCCGGGGCGGCCTGTTCGCCGCGATCGGCCGCCGCTCGCCGGTGCTGATCTCGACGGTGGCGTACGCACTCGCCACCGTGGCGACCGGCAACCTGATGCTGGTCTTCGCCGCCGCCGTGGTTGGGGTGGTGCTGGGCCTGCAACGCCGGGCCTCCGGCGGCATCCTCGCCCCGGTCATCACCCACGTCACCTGGTCGCTGCTGATGCTGCTGCTCTTGCCGGTGCTGCTGCTTCGCTGA